Proteins from a single region of Apium graveolens cultivar Ventura chromosome 7, ASM990537v1, whole genome shotgun sequence:
- the LOC141672536 gene encoding G-type lectin S-receptor-like serine/threonine-protein kinase LECRK3: protein MTTSLFGHLLLLLVMLYTILYSVESQNSGSIPSYSELTPTGNSSWLSPSGLFAFGFYPEGENRYRIGIFLAGLPFNKTVVWTGGRDYESVSDNATLRLTPGGLILEQNWELNVFEVGHDKILSASMLDSGNFVAYGYYDDVMVWQSFDNPTDTMLPGQKLMKEKELVSSKSEFDHSSGIFRLKMQSDFNLVLYPKGSADTAQNAYWATDTHGADAENVTLNLDPDGSLYLLDEPAENVTLNLVVAPSEEQRFYLMRIDSDGILRLYSLSLDGKGNSSSVVWQATTDRCAPKGLCGQSGYCSLDDNYEPKCECPPGYNYIYPGRPTAGCELNYTTASCNNSESKIRYSMSSLNNTYWDNNAEMIYHEAKVKEDCVQACLQDCECVVAFFNDDECSRQKIPLQYGRTDRSDSNIAYFKLTQPPPPPPPSPPPPPPQRNQNIYIASPPDKKTNIIPGLTTGVGAGLVVIVAVLVVSYWGVRQHRQKQRIKLKESCFKKNGGIMLQQLLYKSDSSADRANIYTEEQLKEATDNYNESNVIGQGGYGTVYKGLISNTHVAIKRAKVVDRSQIDQFVNEVVILSQINHPNVVKLLGCCLETPVPSLVYEYVTNNTLYYHIHDEVCASSVPWDMRLRIAIETAGALAHMHSAPVQIIHRDVKSANILLDDEFTAKVSDFGISRLFSLEQTRIATLVQGTTGYIDPEYFHSGILTQKSDVYSFGVVLAELLTGAKVVSFSRKEKDRNLSMYFLSALDDRLYAILEPRVRNEGNAEQLRGVAELAKRCLRIEGANRPTMKEVEEELVQLRELRLRFTKYRRPRAIT, encoded by the exons ATGACCACTTCTTTGTTTGGTCATCTTCTTCTGCTTCTTGTTATGTTGTACACTATATTATATAGTGTAGAATCTCAAAATAGTGGATCTATACCATCATATAGTGAACTGACGCCAACAGGAAACTCGTCTTGGTTGTCACCTTCAGGCTTATTTGCATTTGGATTCTATCCGGAAGGCGAAAATAGATACAGGATTGGAATTTTCCTTGCTGGACTTCCGTTTAACAAGACTGTAGTTTGGACTGGCGGCCGAGATTATGAATCTGTGTCCGACAATGCAACCTTGCGTTTAACTCCGGGGGGTCTCATCCTCGAACAAAACTGGGAGTTAAATGTTTTTGAGGTTGGTCATGATAAAATTCTCTCTGCTTCCATGCTGGACAGCGGAAACTTTGTGGCCTATGGTTATTATGATGACGTAATGGTGTGGCAGAGCTTTGACAACCCAACGGACACCATGTTACCAGGTCAGAAACTTATGAAGGAAAAAGAACTAGTTTCTAGCAAGTCGGAATTCGATCATTCCTCAGGAATATTCAGACTCAAAATGCAAAGTGATTTTAACCTTGTACTATACCCCAAGGGGAGTGCTGATACAGCCCAGAACGCGTACTGGGCCACTGACACTCATGGTGCAGATGCAGAAAATGTGACACTGAATCTTGATCCTGATGGGTCCCTTTATTTGCTTGATGAACCAGCAGAAAATGTGACACTGAATCTAGTGGTTGCCCCTTCCGAGGAACAGAGATTTTATCTCATGAGAATCGATTCTGATGGTATCCTTCGACTGTATTCCTTAAGTTTGGATGGAAAGGGCAACAGCTCATCAGTTGTATGGCAAGCTACAACTGACAGATGTGCACCCAAGGGATTATGTGGCCAATCCGGATACTGTAGTCTTGATGATAATTATGAACCTAAATGTGAATGTCCACCCGGATACAATTACATCTATCCTGGCAGACCGACTGCAGGCTGTGAGTTAAATTACACTACTGCTAGTTGTAATAACTCTGAGAGCAAGATCCGATACAGCATGAGTTCACTAAATAATACCTACTGGGACAATAATGCAGAGATGATTTATCACGAGGCAAAAGTCAAAGAAGATTGTGTACAAGCTTGTTTACAAGACTGTGAATGTGTAGTAGCATTTTTTAATGACGACGAGTGCAGTAGACAGAAAATTCCATTACAATATGGAAGAACTGATAGGTCTGATTCTAACATTGCCTACTTCAAGTTAACTCAGCCGCCGCCGCCTCCACCGCCGTCTCCGCCGCCGCCGCCGCCGCAGAGAAACCAAAATATCTATATTGCATCTCCACCAGACAAAAAGACAAATATCATTCCAGGTCTAACTACAG GAGTTGGAGCTGGCTTAGTTGTGATTGTTGCAGTTCTCGTGGTCTCATACTGGGGAGTCCGTCAGCACCGACAAAAGCAGCGCATAAAGCTTAAAGAAAGCTGTTTTAAGAAAAATGGTGGTATAATGCTGCAACAGTTACTATACAAATCTGATAGTTCTGCCGACAGAGCCAATATATATACAGAGGAACAGCTAAAGGAAGCTACAGATAATTACAATGAGAGCAATGTCATTGGTCAGGGAGGTTATGGCACAGTTTATAAGGGACTGATAAGTAATACACATGTTGCAATCAAACGGGCTAAAGTAGTTGATCGAAGCCAAATCGATCAGTTTGTAAATGAAGTGGTCATACTTTCACAGATAAATCATCCAAATGTTGTAAAGCTCTTAGGTTGTTGCTTGGAAACTCCCGTCCCTTCACTAGTCTATGAATATGTCACAAATAATACACTCTACTACCATATACATGATGAAGTCTGTGCCTCATCAGTGCCATGGGATATGCGCTTAAGAATAGCCATAGAAACAGCTGGAGCACTCGCACATATGCATTCAGCTCCTGTGCAGATCATACACAGGGATGTCAAGTCAGCTAACATACTTCTAGACGATGAATTCACTGCAAAAGTATCTGATTTTGGCATATCAAGGCTGTTTTCTCTTGAACAAACTCGTATAGCCACACTGGTTCAGGGGACTACTGGGTACATAGACCCTGAATACTTCCATTCCGGGATTTTAACACAGAAAAGTGATGTTTACAGCTTTGGAGTAGTCCTTGCAGAGCTTTtaactggagcaaaagttgtcTCATTCAGCAGAAAAGAGAAGGACAGAAACCTAAGTATGTATTTCTTGTCTGCATTGGATGATCGACTATACGCGATACTTGAACCCCGGGTGAGAAATGA